The Chlorocebus sabaeus isolate Y175 unplaced genomic scaffold, mChlSab1.0.hap1 unalloc_scaffold_576, whole genome shotgun sequence genome window below encodes:
- the LOC119621356 gene encoding uncharacterized protein isoform X5: MWANASELSPTRTQILPGMDHFLYGLSDEMKQAHREQLFTISHKKLLAMSDRYLGTGKSTHGLAILRPENPKIAKDPSWIIRPCGSVLLTDGSSTGRPDGSSPEKQVGWGGGPTRAAGPSRQHPCLLWQESSENSKLGPSKDRGLDWTRNWLSDFSNPHLGGFNMQLGLQSRGRVGLYG, from the exons ATGTGGGCGAATGCATCCGAACTGTCCCCTACACGGACCCAGATCTTGCCAG GAATGGACCACTTCTTGTACGGCCTCTCGGATGAGATGAAGCAGGCCCACAGGGAGCAGCTCTTCACCATCAGCCACAAGAAGCTCCTGGCCATGAGCGATag GTACCTCGGCACTGGGAAGAGCACGCATGGCCTGGCCATACTCAGACCCGAGAATCCCAAAATCGCCAAGGACCCATCCTGGATCATCAG GCCCTGTGGGAGCGTCCTCCTAACAGACGGAAGTTCAACGGGGCGGCCGGATGGAAGCAGTCCTGAGAAGCAGGTGGGCTGGG GAGGTGGGCCCACGAGGGCAGCAGGGCCGTCACGCCAGCACCCATGTCTACTCTGGCAAGAGTCATCAGAGAATTCCAAATTAGGTCCCAGCAAGGACCGTGGCTTGGACTGGACGAGAAACTGGCTATCAGATTTTTCAAACCCCCACCTTGGTGGTTTTAACATGCAGCTAGGATTGCAATCAAGAGGCCGAGTAG GTCTTTATGGAtag
- the LOC119621356 gene encoding uncharacterized protein isoform X3: MWANASELSPTRTQILPGMDHFLYGLSDEMKQAHREQLFTISHKKLLAMSDRYLGTGKSTHGLAILRPENPKIAKDPSWIIRPCGSVLLTDGSSTGRPDGSSPEKQVGWGGGPTRAAGPSRQHPCLLWQESSENSKLGPSKDRGLDWTRNWLSDFSNPHLGGFNMQLGLQSRGRVAPISSYGTHR, encoded by the exons ATGTGGGCGAATGCATCCGAACTGTCCCCTACACGGACCCAGATCTTGCCAG GAATGGACCACTTCTTGTACGGCCTCTCGGATGAGATGAAGCAGGCCCACAGGGAGCAGCTCTTCACCATCAGCCACAAGAAGCTCCTGGCCATGAGCGATag GTACCTCGGCACTGGGAAGAGCACGCATGGCCTGGCCATACTCAGACCCGAGAATCCCAAAATCGCCAAGGACCCATCCTGGATCATCAG GCCCTGTGGGAGCGTCCTCCTAACAGACGGAAGTTCAACGGGGCGGCCGGATGGAAGCAGTCCTGAGAAGCAGGTGGGCTGGG GAGGTGGGCCCACGAGGGCAGCAGGGCCGTCACGCCAGCACCCATGTCTACTCTGGCAAGAGTCATCAGAGAATTCCAAATTAGGTCCCAGCAAGGACCGTGGCTTGGACTGGACGAGAAACTGGCTATCAGATTTTTCAAACCCCCACCTTGGTGGTTTTAACATGCAGCTAGGATTGCAATCAAGAGGCCGAGTAG CTCCAATATCATCTTATGGGACCCACCGCTGA
- the LOC119621356 gene encoding uncharacterized protein isoform X1 encodes MWANASELSPTRTQILPGMDHFLYGLSDEMKQAHREQLFTISHKKLLAMSDRYLGTGKSTHGLAILRPENPKIAKDPSWIIRPCGSVLLTDGSSTGRPDGSSPEKQVGWGGGPTRAAGPSRQHPCLLWQESSENSKLGPSKDRGLDWTRNWLSDFSNPHLGGFNMQLGLQSRGRVAAAAWLAACRRAASGTPARPSVKA; translated from the exons ATGTGGGCGAATGCATCCGAACTGTCCCCTACACGGACCCAGATCTTGCCAG GAATGGACCACTTCTTGTACGGCCTCTCGGATGAGATGAAGCAGGCCCACAGGGAGCAGCTCTTCACCATCAGCCACAAGAAGCTCCTGGCCATGAGCGATag GTACCTCGGCACTGGGAAGAGCACGCATGGCCTGGCCATACTCAGACCCGAGAATCCCAAAATCGCCAAGGACCCATCCTGGATCATCAG GCCCTGTGGGAGCGTCCTCCTAACAGACGGAAGTTCAACGGGGCGGCCGGATGGAAGCAGTCCTGAGAAGCAGGTGGGCTGGG GAGGTGGGCCCACGAGGGCAGCAGGGCCGTCACGCCAGCACCCATGTCTACTCTGGCAAGAGTCATCAGAGAATTCCAAATTAGGTCCCAGCAAGGACCGTGGCTTGGACTGGACGAGAAACTGGCTATCAGATTTTTCAAACCCCCACCTTGGTGGTTTTAACATGCAGCTAGGATTGCAATCAAGAGGCCGAGTAG cagctgccGCCTGGCTGGCCGCCTGCAGAAGAGCCGCCTCCGGTACTCCTGCGAGGCCCTCGGTAAAAGCGTGA
- the LOC119621356 gene encoding uncharacterized protein isoform X6: MWANASELSPTRTQILPGMDHFLYGLSDEMKQAHREQLFTISHKKLLAMSDRYLGTGKSTHGLAILRPENPKIAKDPSWIIRPCGSVLLTDGSSTGRPDGSSPEKQVGWGGGPTRAAGPSRQHPCLLWQESSENSKLGPSKDRGLDWTRNWLSDFSNPHLGGFNMQLGLQSRGRVDK; the protein is encoded by the exons ATGTGGGCGAATGCATCCGAACTGTCCCCTACACGGACCCAGATCTTGCCAG GAATGGACCACTTCTTGTACGGCCTCTCGGATGAGATGAAGCAGGCCCACAGGGAGCAGCTCTTCACCATCAGCCACAAGAAGCTCCTGGCCATGAGCGATag GTACCTCGGCACTGGGAAGAGCACGCATGGCCTGGCCATACTCAGACCCGAGAATCCCAAAATCGCCAAGGACCCATCCTGGATCATCAG GCCCTGTGGGAGCGTCCTCCTAACAGACGGAAGTTCAACGGGGCGGCCGGATGGAAGCAGTCCTGAGAAGCAGGTGGGCTGGG GAGGTGGGCCCACGAGGGCAGCAGGGCCGTCACGCCAGCACCCATGTCTACTCTGGCAAGAGTCATCAGAGAATTCCAAATTAGGTCCCAGCAAGGACCGTGGCTTGGACTGGACGAGAAACTGGCTATCAGATTTTTCAAACCCCCACCTTGGTGGTTTTAACATGCAGCTAGGATTGCAATCAAGAGGCCGAGTAG ataaataa
- the LOC119621356 gene encoding uncharacterized protein isoform X2, producing MWANASELSPTRTQILPGMDHFLYGLSDEMKQAHREQLFTISHKKLLAMSDRYLGTGKSTHGLAILRPENPKIAKDPSWIIRARKESHHASSSWPLDSDFPNSLFLGSPLPPHSSPPPFLRHSCGLLQPRAKRQKRCPYRRWAHEGSRAVTPAPMSTLARVIREFQIRSQQGPWLGLDEKLAIRFFKPPPWWF from the exons ATGTGGGCGAATGCATCCGAACTGTCCCCTACACGGACCCAGATCTTGCCAG GAATGGACCACTTCTTGTACGGCCTCTCGGATGAGATGAAGCAGGCCCACAGGGAGCAGCTCTTCACCATCAGCCACAAGAAGCTCCTGGCCATGAGCGATag GTACCTCGGCACTGGGAAGAGCACGCATGGCCTGGCCATACTCAGACCCGAGAATCCCAAAATCGCCAAGGACCCATCCTGGATCATCAG AGCCAGAAAggagagccaccacgccagctctTCTTGGCCGTTGGACTCTGATTTCCCAAACAGCTTGTTTTTGgggtctcctctccctccacacagctCTCCACCGCCGTTTCTGAGGCACAGCTGTGGTCTCCTGCAACCTAGAGCTAAGAGGCAGAAACGCTGTCCCTACAGGAGGTGGGCCCACGAGGGCAGCAGGGCCGTCACGCCAGCACCCATGTCTACTCTGGCAAGAGTCATCAGAGAATTCCAAATTAGGTCCCAGCAAGGACCGTGGCTTGGACTGGACGAGAAACTGGCTATCAGATTTTTCAAACCCCCACCTTGGTGGTTTTAA
- the LOC119621356 gene encoding presequence protease, mitochondrial-like isoform X8, with the protein MWANASELSPTRTQILPGMDHFLYGLSDEMKQAHREQLFTISHKKLLAMSDRYLGTGKSTHGLAILRPENPKIAKDPSWIISSCRLAGRLQKSRLRYSCEALGKSVSTTITSQDAAHFRVAHRPPLPMPGRH; encoded by the exons ATGTGGGCGAATGCATCCGAACTGTCCCCTACACGGACCCAGATCTTGCCAG GAATGGACCACTTCTTGTACGGCCTCTCGGATGAGATGAAGCAGGCCCACAGGGAGCAGCTCTTCACCATCAGCCACAAGAAGCTCCTGGCCATGAGCGATag GTACCTCGGCACTGGGAAGAGCACGCATGGCCTGGCCATACTCAGACCCGAGAATCCCAAAATCGCCAAGGACCCATCCTGGATCATCAG cagctgccGCCTGGCTGGCCGCCTGCAGAAGAGCCGCCTCCGGTACTCCTGCGAGGCCCTCGGTAAAAGCGTGAGCACCACGATCACATCTCAGGACGCTGCACACTTTAGGGTCGCCCACAGACCGCCATTGCCAATGCCTGGAAGGCACTGA
- the LOC119621356 gene encoding presequence protease, mitochondrial-like isoform X9 — protein sequence MWANASELSPTRTQILPGMDHFLYGLSDEMKQAHREQLFTISHKKLLAMSDRYLGTGKSTHGLAILRPENPKIAKDPSWIISCRLAGRLQKSRLRYSCEALGKSVSTTITSQDAAHFRVAHRPPLPMPGRH from the exons ATGTGGGCGAATGCATCCGAACTGTCCCCTACACGGACCCAGATCTTGCCAG GAATGGACCACTTCTTGTACGGCCTCTCGGATGAGATGAAGCAGGCCCACAGGGAGCAGCTCTTCACCATCAGCCACAAGAAGCTCCTGGCCATGAGCGATag GTACCTCGGCACTGGGAAGAGCACGCATGGCCTGGCCATACTCAGACCCGAGAATCCCAAAATCGCCAAGGACCCATCCTGGATCATCAG ctgccGCCTGGCTGGCCGCCTGCAGAAGAGCCGCCTCCGGTACTCCTGCGAGGCCCTCGGTAAAAGCGTGAGCACCACGATCACATCTCAGGACGCTGCACACTTTAGGGTCGCCCACAGACCGCCATTGCCAATGCCTGGAAGGCACTGA
- the LOC119621356 gene encoding presequence protease, mitochondrial-like isoform X7, which produces MWANASELSPTRTQILPGMDHFLYGLSDEMKQAHREQLFTISHKKLLAMSDRYLGTGKSTHGLAILRPENPKIAKDPSWIIRPCGSVLLTDGSSTGRPDGSSPEKQVGWAAAAWLAACRRAASGTPARPSVKA; this is translated from the exons ATGTGGGCGAATGCATCCGAACTGTCCCCTACACGGACCCAGATCTTGCCAG GAATGGACCACTTCTTGTACGGCCTCTCGGATGAGATGAAGCAGGCCCACAGGGAGCAGCTCTTCACCATCAGCCACAAGAAGCTCCTGGCCATGAGCGATag GTACCTCGGCACTGGGAAGAGCACGCATGGCCTGGCCATACTCAGACCCGAGAATCCCAAAATCGCCAAGGACCCATCCTGGATCATCAG GCCCTGTGGGAGCGTCCTCCTAACAGACGGAAGTTCAACGGGGCGGCCGGATGGAAGCAGTCCTGAGAAGCAGGTGGGCTGGG cagctgccGCCTGGCTGGCCGCCTGCAGAAGAGCCGCCTCCGGTACTCCTGCGAGGCCCTCGGTAAAAGCGTGA
- the LOC119621356 gene encoding uncharacterized protein isoform X4, whose amino-acid sequence MDHFLYGLSDEMKQAHREQLFTISHKKLLAMSDRYLGTGKSTHGLAILRPENPKIAKDPSWIIRPCGSVLLTDGSSTGRPDGSSPEKQVGWGGGPTRAAGPSRQHPCLLWQESSENSKLGPSKDRGLDWTRNWLSDFSNPHLGGFNMQLGLQSRGRVAAAAWLAACRRAASGTPARPSVKA is encoded by the exons ATGGACCACTTCTTGTACGGCCTCTCGGATGAGATGAAGCAGGCCCACAGGGAGCAGCTCTTCACCATCAGCCACAAGAAGCTCCTGGCCATGAGCGATag GTACCTCGGCACTGGGAAGAGCACGCATGGCCTGGCCATACTCAGACCCGAGAATCCCAAAATCGCCAAGGACCCATCCTGGATCATCAG GCCCTGTGGGAGCGTCCTCCTAACAGACGGAAGTTCAACGGGGCGGCCGGATGGAAGCAGTCCTGAGAAGCAGGTGGGCTGGG GAGGTGGGCCCACGAGGGCAGCAGGGCCGTCACGCCAGCACCCATGTCTACTCTGGCAAGAGTCATCAGAGAATTCCAAATTAGGTCCCAGCAAGGACCGTGGCTTGGACTGGACGAGAAACTGGCTATCAGATTTTTCAAACCCCCACCTTGGTGGTTTTAACATGCAGCTAGGATTGCAATCAAGAGGCCGAGTAG cagctgccGCCTGGCTGGCCGCCTGCAGAAGAGCCGCCTCCGGTACTCCTGCGAGGCCCTCGGTAAAAGCGTGA